A genome region from candidate division KSB1 bacterium includes the following:
- a CDS encoding DoxX family membrane protein, with protein MKRKPAPNGKLMNTERLTNLRKLSLVLLRMIIGWHFLYEGVSKILIPDWSAAPYLQQSRWIFADLFHAMAANAQVLQIVDILNMAGLVLIGLALLLGVFSRAAGLFGIAMLLLYYAANPPFIGTDFGVAKEGHYLFINKNVVEMAGLLLIALFPTDSYFGIRRLLTHIQHLSKRHHAPAESFSADRRGVLTHLLTLPVLGGFAYGAVKKYKWEKVNAISGATITVSDSQIKDLKGELPKGKIR; from the coding sequence ATGAAACGCAAACCCGCCCCGAACGGCAAATTGATGAATACGGAACGATTAACGAATCTGCGCAAACTCTCATTGGTGCTGCTGCGCATGATCATCGGCTGGCATTTTCTTTATGAAGGCGTGTCGAAAATCCTGATCCCGGACTGGAGCGCAGCGCCCTATCTGCAGCAGTCCCGCTGGATTTTCGCTGATCTGTTTCACGCCATGGCGGCGAACGCCCAGGTGCTGCAGATTGTGGATATTCTCAATATGGCCGGACTCGTGCTTATCGGTCTGGCGCTGCTGCTGGGCGTTTTTTCACGCGCCGCTGGTCTGTTCGGCATCGCGATGCTGCTGTTGTATTATGCAGCGAATCCACCGTTTATCGGCACGGATTTTGGTGTGGCCAAAGAAGGGCATTATCTGTTCATCAATAAAAATGTGGTAGAGATGGCCGGACTGCTGCTGATTGCCCTGTTTCCCACCGATTCGTATTTTGGTATCCGGCGTCTGCTAACTCATATCCAGCATTTATCCAAGCGCCATCATGCGCCAGCGGAATCCTTTTCCGCGGACCGGCGCGGTGTGCTGACCCATCTCTTGACTCTGCCGGTGCTGGGCGGATTTGCCTATGGCGCGGTGAAAAAATACAAATGGGAAAAAGTCAATGCCATCAGCGGCGCCACCATTACGGTGAGCGACTCTCAGATCAAGGATTTAAAAGGCGAACTGCCCAAAGGCAAAATTCGGTGA